The Novosphingobium resinovorum nucleotide sequence CAGTGCCGCCAGGCGAAGCTGCATGTGATCGTCGATCCGGTATGATACGTAGGCGTTGAGGTAGTTGGTCGGCCCCAGCACACGGTTGGCCGTCAGGCCGGTGGGGCGCAGGAAGCCCGAGCGATACTCGTATGTCGCGCCGATCCCGAAGTTGCCCTTTTCCCAGCTTCCCGACAGGTTGACCGCGTGCTTCGACAGGCCCGGTACGCCCGATGGCGGCACGAACAGGTAGAGCGGATTGGCCGGGTCGGTGGCCGAAGGATCGTTGAAGCGGAAGTTGCTGTCGGTGAAGGAATAGCTCGCCTCCAGCGCCAGTCCGTCCAGCGGCGCGGGCAGCATCGAGAAGGTCTGGCGCAGCGATACGGCGGCGCCGCGGATATAGGACTTCTTCAGGCTGTCTGCCCGCAGCGCCGGGTTCAGCACCGGGCCGCCGGGCATGATGAGGTCACCCGGCCAGGCCGAACTGCTTAGGAACTTGTAGTAGGCATCGAGCGAAATCGCGGTGTCCGGCGCGGGGCTGTAGCGCAGGGAAAGGTCCATGTTCCATGCCTTGACAGGGTCCTGCCGCTCGATCGTGCCCGAAGGACCGGCGATGACGCGGCGCAGGTTGAACCCGTCGATCGCGCTGCGCAGGAGCGTGCGGTACACCGAGCCTTCGATCTCCAGCCCGCGTCCCGCTTCCACGACGACGTTGGCGCTCGGCAGGAAGTCCACGAGCGAGCCGGAGCGGTCGATGATCGGATCGGGGCTGCCGGTATAGCGCGCCACCCGCGTCGTGCGGCGGGTCTGGGTGACCCGAAGACCGATGTTGCCGTGGACCGGCAGGTCGGCAAGCTCGCCCTTGAAGTTACCCATGATGTAGCCGGCAAGGATCTTTTCCGAGACGTCCTGCTCGCCGCCCGACTTTCGGGCGAGAGGGATGTCGTAGTCGGTGTTGCCGGTAAAGGCGGTGTAGAGGCAGGCCGGGTCGAATACTGCCCAGCTGTTGATGTTGGTGCCGCTGTCGGCGAGGAAGTCGGTCGTGATCGGGCCGCGGCGGCAGCTGGCGTTGCCGGCCTGCACGTTCGCTTCCGGGATGCCGTCGCTCTGGTAGGTCAGCAACTGGCCATGGCGCTTGTGCTCGGAGTAGCGGGCACCCAGCCGGATCGTTTCGAGCAGGCCGCCAAGCTCGTAGATGACGTCGGTGCGCCAGGCCTTGATCGCATCCCTGCGCGTGTCGCGCCCGCGCCTTGCGGCGGCGGAGGCGGTGAACAGGCTGTGATCGCTCAGATCGATCGGTGTCGCGAACTCGATATAGGGGACGCCGCCATGGCTCAGGTCCAGCGTGTAGCCGATGCGGCCGCCGGGGCCGACCAGGTCGTTGGTCGAGGCGCTGGCCGAGATGTCGGTCTGGCTGCGCTCGGTGCGCGAATAGGACAGATCGGTGCGGATTTCGAGCCGTTCGGTCGGACGGAACCGCACGTTGATGCCGTAGCCGGTGTACTTCTCGTCACGGGTTCGGGCGAAGCCCAGCGATTCTAGCTTGGTCTCGCCGGAAAAGCGCAGCGGCGCGCCGCTCGGGGCGATTTCCAGCGGGGTGAGCGAGCGGAAACCTTCGGTCAGCGCGAATTCGCTGCGATAGCGCGACTGGATGCGGCTGGACCGTTCGCCGTCGATCATGATGTCCCACTTCTCGTTGGGCTGCCACTGGATCGTCGCGAAATAGGCGCGCTGCTCTTCGTCGGAGCGCTGCTGGCGGAAGGTGTGCGAACCCGTCGGGAAGTAGAGCGCATTCGTCGAATTGGGATCGTACGTGCAGTTGCCGCTCGCGGTCGGGCCTATGCTGTTGCACGGCTTCACGGCGGTGGTGCCCTTGTAGAAGTCCTTGGGCAGGAAGGAATCGTTCAGCATGACGCCGGCGGAGAAACCGATGCGCCCGATCCCGGTGTCGAACTGATCGACGTAGGAGGCGGAAAGCCTGCGCCCGGGCGATTGGCCGGAGCGGTCGGCGTAGGACGAGTATATGCCCCTGAGGTCGGCCTGGAAGCGCGCCTTCTTGAGGTCGAGCGGTCGCAGCGCCTCGCTGGTGGTGAGGCCAAACAGCGCGCCCTCGACCTGGTCCGCCCCGTAGAAGCTGCGGTAGCCGACTTCCTTCTGCAGTTCGATCGGGAACTGGCGGAAGGAGATGTCGCGGAAATTGTTGGAACCGGTGATCTCGCGGCCGTTGAAGGTCGAGAAGCCGAAGAACGGCCCCATGTCACCGAAAGTGCCGTCTTCGGCCGGGTTTTCGAAGGTGACCGACTTCTTCGATTTCTTCTTCGTCTTTTCGATCAGCACGCTTCTGGTCGACGACTCTCCGGGGATCTGCGGACCAGCGATCGCGACGGTCTGGTCCGGCGGCGTCACTGTCTGGGCCTCGGCCATGACTGGATGCCATGCACCCACCGCGACACAGGACAGCAACGCAAGGCGCGCCCTGGCCTTGCGTGCGGCAAACGAAACCTTGCTGCGGCTGGCGTTGAACAGATCGGCGGAATCCGGCTGGCCGTACATCGTGTTAAGCTCCTCTCCCCCTCCCGGCGCCTTTCTCTTGATGGCGTGCCGGGCATGCGCTCCCAAACGCATATTGGATGAGCCCTTTTCGCGGCTGATCCTGTCAATCAGCCATCATTGCGCTGCAGCATCACTAAAAATGTTTCCGCTTGTTTGCTCGATAGCGAACAGAGCGGGAGAAAATCAAAGGATTACGCCGGCAATTCGCCTGCACATTGCGGCGGGCCGCACGATTTTTGATGGTGCTGCGCTGCAATGACGGCTCGCTGACAGGATTTCTCGCCAGAACGGCACACCACAACCGATAAGGTCGCGCGCCGATGCGCCGACCAGGGAGCGGCAGGCTAAGATGGCAAGCGATACACTTTTGACCGTGCTCGGATTTGGCATGGTCGTCACCTTCATGACCCTCATCATGCTCAAGCGGCTGTCGCCGCTGGTGGCGCTGACCCTGATCCCGATCGTCTTCGCGCTCGTCGCGGGGTTCGGCGGGAAGGAGCTGGGCGACATGATGCTGGCCGGCATTACCAAGCTGGCGCCGACGGGCATCATGCTGATGTTCGCGATCCTCTATTTCGGTCTGATGATCGACGTGGGCCTGTTCGATCCGGTGGTGCGGCGCATCGTCCAGGTTGTCGACGGCGACCCGGTGAAGATCCTGGTCGGCACGGCGGTGCTGGCCACCGTGGTTTCGCTCGATGGCGACGGTTCGACGACCTACATGATCACCGTCGCCTCGATGCTGCCGCTCTACCGGCGCATCGGCATGGACCCGCTCAAGCTCACCTGCGTGACCATCCTTGCGGGCGGCGTGATGAACCTCACGCCCTGGGGCGGCCCTCTGGCCCGCGCGGCGAGTGCGCTGCATGTCGAGCCGGGCGAGGTCTTCATGCCGATGATCCCGGTCATGGCGATCGGCGTGCTGGGCGTGATTGCGCTCGCCTATATCCTGGGCAAGCACGAGCGTGCACGCCTCGCGGCGACCGGCGGCGCGCGCCTGCCCGAAAGCGCCGTCCCTGCCGGGCTCATCGAGCCGACCGACACGGCCGACGCCGCGCTGAAGCGCCCCCGCCTGCTGTGGTTCAACGCGCTGCTGACGATCGGCCTGCTCGCCGGGCTGGTTTTCGCGGTGCTGCCGCTCTCGATCATGTTCATGATCGGCTTCGCCATCGCCATTCTTGTGAACTATCCCCGCCTCGAGGACCAGCGCGCGCGGATCGCCGGTCATGCCCGCAACGTCATCGCCGTCGTCTCGCTGATCTTCGCGGCGGGCATCTTCACCGGCATCCTGGGCGAGACCGGCATGGTCGAGGCGATGTCCAACAGCCTCCTCGCGCTCATCCCGCCGCAGGCCGGTCCGTTCCTCGCCCCGATCGTGGCGCTGGCGAGCCTGCCTTTGACGTTCTTCATTTCAAACGACGCGTTCTATTTTGGCGTCCTGCCGGTGGCGGCGAACGCGGCGCATGCTTACGGCATCGCGCCGCTGGAGATGGCCCGCGCCTCGCTGATCGGCCAGCCGGTGCACCTGCTGAGCCCGCTGGTCCCCTCGACTTACCTGCTGGTCGGCCTTGCCGGGGTCGAGTTCGGCGATCACCAGAAGTTCACGCTCAAGTGGGCGACGGTGATCTGCGTGCTGATGCTCGTCGCCTCGCTGGGCCTCGGCCTGTTTCCCTTCTTCGGCGCTCAAGGGTAAGGCGATGACGCGCATCGTCGTTGGAACCGGGCTGCTTGCCCTCGCGCCCGCCTGCCTGCTCCTGTCGTCCTGCGGCAAGGACGAAGGCAAGAAGGACAAGGCGCCGCCGACCGTCGGCTTCGTGGTCGTCCAGCCGACCAGCGTGCCCGTCGACACCGAACTGGCGGGCCGCGTCAGCGCGCTGCAGATGTCCGAGGTGCGCCCGCAAGTGGCCGGTATCGTGCGCCGCCGCTTCTTCAAGGAAGGCAGCCTGGTCACCAAGGGGCAGACCCTCTACGAGATCGACCCGCGCGTCTATTCGGCGGCGGTGGACGAGGCCGTGGCCAACCGCAACAGCGCGATGGCAAGCGCCGATTCCGCCCGGGAACTCGCCGATCGCTACAAGCCGCTCGCCGACATGGAAGCGGTGGCGCGGCAGGACTACGTCAACGCGGCGGCGCAGGCCCGCCAGACCCGCGCCGCCGTCGCGCAGGCACAGGCGCGCCTGCGCTCGGCCCAAGTCAGCCTCCAGTTCACCCGTGTCCCCGCGCCGATCTCAGGCCGCATCGGCCGCTCGCTCTTTACCGAGGGCGCACTGGTCACCGCCAATCAGGCCGAGCCGCTGGCGGTGATCCAGCGGATGGATCCGGTCTTCGTCGATATCCAGCAGTCGAGCGCGGAACTGCTGCGCCTGCGCCGCGCGCTTGCCGATGGATCGACCCCCGGCGACGCCTCCGTGCGGTTGAAGCTGGAAGACGGCAGCGACTACGAGTTGCCCGGCAAGATCGCGTTCTCCGAAGTCATCGTCGATCCCACCACCGGGACGGTGACCTTGCGGGCATCGTTCCCCAACCCCGACGGCGTGTTGCTGCCGGGCATGTTCGTGCGCGCCCGCTTCGTCCAGCAGGTCAATTCCAGGGCCTTCCTGATCCCCCAGCAGGCCCTGCGCCGCGATCCTCGGGGCGCCGCCAGCGTCTACGTGGTCGAGGGTGACAAGGCGGTGGAGCGCAAGGTCGTCGTGCCTTCCGCGCAAGGCACCTCTTGGGTCGTCACCTCGGGCCTCAAGCCCGGCGACAGGCTGATCATCCAGGGCCTCGGCAATATCCGGCCGGACATCGCCGTGAAGCCCGTGCCCGCATCCGAGCCGCAGAAGGTGGCGCCCAAGAAGACGAAGAAGGGCGCCTGACCCGCCATGTCGAGCATCTTCATCAAGCGGCCCATTCTCGCCTGGGTCATCGCCATCCTCACCATGCTTGCGGGCGGGCTCGCGATCGCCGGGCTGCCGATCGCGCAGTACCCGGACGTCGCCCCGCCGCAGGTAAACATTCGCGCCAGCTATCCCGGCGCCAATGCCGAGACGCTGCAGAACAGCGTCACGCAGGTCATCGAGCAGACGCTGACCGGCGTGGACCACCTGCTCTACTTCTCCTCCACGTCGAGTTCGCGCGGGCAGGCCGTCATCACCGCGACGTTCGCGAAGGGCGTCGATCCCGATACCGCGCAAGTGCAGGTGCAGAACCAGGTGCAGCAGGCGCTGCCCCGCCTGCCGACGCAAGTGCAGCAGCAGGGGCTGCGCGTCACCAAGTCCAATCCCGACCTGCTGATGATCGTCACTGTCTATGACGAGACCGACCGGCTCACCAATCAGGACGTCTCCGATCTCCTGACCTCGCGCGTGCAGGACACCGTCGCGCGGGTCAGCGGCGTGGGCGACATCGACGTCTTCGGCGCCCCCTATGCCATGCGCATCTGGCTGATCCCGGAGAAGCTGGCGAGCTACCAGCTCATGCCGTCCGACATCATCAACGCCATCCGCAAGCAGAACACCGAAGTGGCAGCGGGCGAGATCGGCGGCCAGCCGCAGCCGCGCACGCAGATGCTCAACGCCACCGTAACCGCGCAGTCGCGGCTCCAGACCCCGGCGCAGTTCGCCGCGATCATCGTCAAGACCCAGCCGAGCGGCGCGACGATCAGGCTGGCCGATGTCGCCCGTGTGGAACTGGGCGCGGAAAGCTACCAGACCGTCAGCCGCCTGAACGGCCACCCCGGCGCGGGCATGGCGATTTCGCTGGCACCCGGCGCGGACGCGCTGAAGACGGCCGAAATGGTCAGGGCGGAAGTGGAGAAGGTGGCGAAGACCTTCCCGCCGGGCATGCAGTACGCCTACGCCAACGATGCGACCGACTTCATCACGCTGTCGGTGGACGAGGTGGTCAAGACGCTGATCGAGGCGATCGTCCTCGTCGTCATCGTCATGTTCGTGTTCCTCCAAAGCTGGCGCGCCACGCTGATCCCCGCGATTGCGGTGCCCGTGGTGCTGCTCGGCACCTTCGGGATCATCTATCTGGCGGGCTTCTCGATCAACACGATGACGCTGTTCGCGCTCGTGCTGGCGATCGGGCTGCTCGTCGATGACGCGATCGTCGTGGTCGAGAACGTCGAGCGTCTGATGGAGGAGAACCCGTCGCTGACGCCAAGGCAGGCGACGTTCCAGTCGATGAAGGAGATCCAGGTCGCGCTGGTGGCGATCGCGGTCGTGCTGTCGGCGGTGTTCCTGCCGATGGCGTTCTTCGGCGGATCGACCGGCGTGATCTATCGCCAGTTCTCGCTCACCATCGTCGCCTCGATGACCTTGTCGGTGCTGGTGGCTCTGATCCTCAGCCCGGCGCTGACCGCCACCCTGTTGCGGCAGAAGCACCGCGGTGAGGCGCGCAAGGGGGCGCTTGCGCGGCTGCACCGGATTGGCGACAGGTTCAACGCCGCGATCGAGAACGGCACGCAGAGGTATCTTTCCGGCGCGCGCACGGTGCTGAAGCGCAAGTGGGCTTCGCTGGCAGTGTTCGCTCTGATTTCCGCCGCGCTTTACGGCCTGTTCGTGATGCTGCCGACCGGTTTCCTGCCCAACGAGGACCAGGGCATCGCCCGCGTCCGCTTCGAACTGCCGCCCGGCGCGACGCAGGGCCGCACGCTGGAGGTCGAGAACGAGATCGAGCGCTATTTCGCGAAATACGAGAAGGACAACGTCGATCTCATGCTGCTCAATGCGGGCGGCGGCGGTGCTTCGGGCCAGAACACTGGGCAGGGGTTCCTCAACCTGACCGACTGGGCGAAGCGCAGCGGCGAGGAGAACACCGCCGACGCCATCACCAAGCGGGCGACCAAGGCGTTCAAGAGCCTGCGCGATGCCAAGGCGGTCGCGCAGGTTCCGCCCTCGATCCGCGGTCTTGGCAAGTCGGCGGGATTCACCATGCTGCTGCAGAACGCCACCGGGATGCCGCAGGCCGAATTTGCGGCTGCCCGCGCGAAGCTGCTCGAGCTGGCCTCGTCCGACCCGATGCTGAACGCGGTGACGGTGACCGAACTGCCGGACGTCGATACCTTCAAGGTCGACGTCGACCAGCAGAAGATCGCCGCATCAGGCTTGGATCAGGACGACGTCAACGCCACGCTGGCCACGGCATGGGGCGGGCGCTACGTGAACGACTTCATCGACCGTGGCCGGGTCAAGCGCGTCTATGTGCAGGGCGACGCCCCGTACCGCGACGAGCCCACCGACATCGACCAGTGGTTCGTCCGCGCGCAGACCGGCGCAATGGTGCCGTTCTCCTCCTTCGCCAGTACGAGCTGGTCGGTGGTCCCCACCAGCCTGTCGCGCTTCCAGGGCCTGCCTTCGTTTGAATTCTCGGGCCAGGCGGCAAGCGGGTACAGCTCGGGCCAGGCGATGGATCGCATGGAACAGCTCGCCGCCCAAATCCCCGGCACGACGGTCGCATGGTCGGGCCTGTCCTATCAGGAGCGGCTGTCGTCGGGTCAGGCGCCGATGCTCTATGCGCTGTCGCTGATCGTCGTGTTCCTCTGCCTTGCGGCGCTCTACGAGAGCTGGACGATTCCGCTTGCGGTGCTTTTGGTGGTGCCTTTGGGTCTCATAGGTGCCGTTGTGGCCGTCAGCTTGCGCGGCCTGGACAACGACATCTACCTTCAGATCGGCCTGCTGACGACGATGGGGCTGGCGGCGAAGAACGCGATCCTGATGATCGAGTTCGCGGAACAGGCGGAAAAGCGCGGCAGCAGCGTGATGGAAGCCGCCTTCGAGGCTGCGCGCGTCAGGCTCCGCCCGATCCTGATGACCAGCTTCGCCTTCATTTTCGGCGTCCTCCCGCTCGCGCTTTCCACCGGCGCGGGCGCGAACAGCCGCATCGCCATTGGCACCTCTGTCGTGGGCGGGATGATCACCGCGACGATCCTGGCGATCTTCTACATCCCGTTCTTCTTCGTGCTGGTGCGGGCAGCCGCGCTCAAGCTGGGCGGCAGGGAGCATCCCGCGCGGCCGCAGGAGGAAATGGCATGAAGCCTATGAAATTCGCCCTGCCGCTGCTGCTTTCGGCCTGCTCGATGGCGCCGCGGGATGTGGCGGTAGCGCCGCCGGTGCCGGAAACCTGGCCGAGCGGGCCGGCCTATGGCGCACCGCAAGCTGCCTTGCCCGAAACAATCGGTTATCGCGGCATCTTCGCCGACCAGCGGCTGCAGAGCCTGATCGAGCAGGCGCTGGAGAGCAACCGCGACCTCAAGGTCGCCGCCGCCAACGTCATGGCGGCGCGAGCGCAAGTTCGTATCCAGCGCGCGGAGCAATTGCCCCAGCTCGACCTGACCGCCGGTGCCACGCATACGCGCAGCAACAACGGCACCCTGGGCAATCAGGGCGCCGCGACCGGCGGGCAGGTCCGATCGCGTACGAGCTATTCGGCGCAGCTGGGCATCACCGCCTTCGAACTGGACCTGTTCGGCAGGCTGGCATCGCTGAGCGAGGCCGAACAGAATCGCTATCTCGCAAGCGAAGCGGGCGCCCGCGCCACGCGGCTCGCGCTCGTGGGGGACATCGCGGACGGCTGGCTGGCCCATGCCGCCGATGCGTCGCTGCTGCAGGTCGCGCTCGATACCGTCGCCAGTGCGCAGCGGACCGTCGCGCTCACCCGTGCGCGCCTGGACGGGGGCATCGCGCCGCGCTCGGACTTGCGACAGGCGGAGCAGATCCTCGCCACCGCCGAGGCGGACGTTGCGAGGCAGCGCACCGCGCTGGCGCAGGACATCAACGGTCTGCAGCTTCTCGTCGGAGGCCCGATCGCGAATGACCTGCTCCCCGACCGGATCGAGCAGGCCGCGCAAGGCGTAAAGGAGGTCCCCGCAGGGGTGGATTCCCGGGTTCTGCTGCGACGGCCCGACGTCATCCAGGCCGAATACCTGATGCTTGCGGAAAATGCCGAGATCGGCGCCGCACGGGCAGCCATGTTCCCCCGCATCTCGCTCACCGGCCTGCTGGGCTTCGCGAGCAACGCGCTCTCCGGCCTCTTTACCGGCGGGGCGTTTCGCTACTCGGGTTCGGGGGATGCCAGCTATGCCATCTTCCAGGCGGGCGCGGCGAAGGCGGGTGTTCGCCTCTCGCAGGCACAGCGGGATGCGGCGCTGGCCACTTACGAAAAGTCGATCCAGTCGGCCTTTCGCGACGTGGCGGACGGGCTCGCACGGCGCGGCACGATCGACGCGGAAATGGCCGCGATCCGCCGTCAGGCCGTGGCCGCCGAAGATGGCTATGCGCTTGCCGATGCCCGATACCGGCGCGGCGTCGATACGTTCCTTTCCAGTCTCGTCGCCCAGCGCGCCGCCTATTCCGCGCGGCGCGACATCGTCGCCATAGAACTGGAGGCCGCGAGCAACCGCGTCGCGCTGTTCCGTGCCCTCGGCGGCGATGCCCGCTGGGAATGACGGCGCGTAACCGCTTTTCTTACTGACTTCCTGCCCCGAATTCCTGCGAGGTGATCCCCTTGTCCATGTTCGATACCATGGCGTCCGACGCCATGCATCTGGCCGACCCCGTCATGCTGGCATCGCTCGGCCAGATCGTGCTGATCGACGTCGTCCTTGCCGCCGACAACGCCATCGTCGTCGGGGCGCTGGCGGCGGGTTTCTCGCCGTCGCGGCGGCACCGCATCATTCTCATGGGGATCGCGGCGGCGCTGGTGCTGCGCATCGTTTTCGCACTTGCGGTGACGCAGTTGCTGCAGGTGACGGGACTGGTGTTTGCAGGCGGCCTGCTGCTGCTCTGGGTCGGCTGGAAATTCTGGCGCGAACTGCAGGCATCCGGCGACGATGCGGAGATTGCGGCCAAGCCGGCAGCGCCCAAGTCCTTCGCTGCAGCAGCGGTGGCCGTCATGGTGGCGGACGTCAGCATGAGCCTCGACAACGTCCTGGCCGTGGCCGGAGTGGCGCGAGAGCATCCCGGCCTGCTCGTTACCGGGCTGGTGCTATCCGTGGTGCTGATGGGCGTGGCCGCGAACTTCCTGGCGCGACTGATTGAGCGGTATCGCTGGATCGCCTATATCGGCCTTGCCGCCATCCTCTTCGTGGCGCTGCGTATGATCTACGAAGGCATTCTCGATCCCGAGCGGGGCCTTGCCGCGTTTCTGCAATAAGGCAGCAGCTCCGGCGGCGCGATGCACCGCCGGAGCCGTTGGACCTCAGTCGATCGCGTCGAGCTTGGCCAGCTGTTCCTTCGCGGCCTCGGGGGTGAGGGGCAGATACTTGCCATCGGCCTGCACCGCCGCCTGGCCTTCACGGCTGAGGACGTAGCGCAGGAATTCCTTGACCTTGGGGTCGATCGGCTTCCCCTTCTGCTTCTTCACGTAATAATAGACGTCGCGAAGCAGCGGATAGCTGCGATCCTGCACGGTCTTGAGCGTCAGCGGAACCGGGGCGCCCTTGCCGGTTGAGAGGGCGAGGACCTTCCCGCCGGGCTGGGCGAAGGGCATGCCGGTATAGCCGATGCCGTAAGGGTCGGCAGCGACCGCGTTCATGATGAGTTCGCCGCCCGCCGTCAGCGATCCGTCCTTCTTCAGCCCGGTGATGTTCGAATAGGCGCGCAGGTCCTCGTTCCACTTGGACGATCCCTTGAGCACCTTCTTGTCGATCTCGTCCTGGAAGTGGTACTTCGCGTTGTAGCCGTAGACGTGGATCGGCTTGTCGGCCCACTTGCCTTTAAGGCCCAGCTGCCCCCAGGTCCGGATGTTCTTCTCCGGTCCGCGCGCCCAGTCCGTGCGCCAGGTCAGTCCGTCCCAGCCGCCATCGCGCCGTGCGCCGAAGATGCCGTCGAGCTGCTCCATGCTGAGCGAGGCGAGCGGGTTGTCCTTGTTGACGAAGAAGCCGAGCGCATACGTCCAGCCGCGCACGTCGAAGCTGCCGGTGGCCATGACGATCTCGACCAGTTCGGTCGAACTCGCGCCGTCGTCACCGCCGCCCGCGCCTTCGCGCTCGAAGCCCTTGAGTTCGTCCCACAGCGCCTGACGGCCCATCGGCGCGAGGTCCGCGACGTTTGCCACCAACCCGGGGAAGCCGACGGCGGAGGAGTAGAGGTTGTCGGAGAACTGGATGCCGGGCTGATGCTTCCTGAACTCGGCTTCCCAGACATCGACGAGCCCGGAATCCTTGATGTAGTTGTTACCCCACTGCCGGATCGTGCCCGAGACCTGCTGCTGCGGCTTGTAGGATTCGAGCCCGGAGATATCGAACTGGGGCTCGTAGAATTTCTTCACCTTGCGGATCTTGGTGCCGATCGCACGGGCCTTCGACAGGGCGTCCGCATCGCGGGTGGTTTCCGGCTGCGCGCCTTGCTCGGCCGCGATCGAAGCCGATGGTGCCGCCGACAGCAACAGCGCGGCAGTCAACGCCAAAAATTTCATGGTATCCTCTCCTGACAATGGCGACACGATACGTGCCTGCCGGTCAGGATGGCAGTTCAACCTATCATCCACCTGACATTGCAGCGCAGCAACGGCGTGACGCGGGCTTTCTTCAGGGGGACTGCCGTTCCATCAGGCTGTCCCAGTTTTCCAGCAGGCGCCGTCGTTTGTGTTGATCGAGGTAGACCAGCAAGCCCGGCCCAAGCGGCACCGGACGGACGATGCCCGATTCGGTGATGCCGATGCCGCCGGTGACCGCATCCTCGCGGATGCCGTAGAACCCTGTATTGCGCGAGAGCGCGCGCTGGCCTTCCGGCGAGAGCAGGAATTCCAGGAAGGCATGCGCGCCCTGCGGGTTTGCCGCGTTGCGCGGGATGACGGCGGTGCGCAGGATGGCGAGGGTGAATTCGTGCGGGAACACGATCTCGAGCGGCGCCCCAGCAGCCTGCCGCCGCCGCGCGTAGCTGCTCAGGCTGTTGTAGGACATCGCCAGCTCGCCCCGGTCCAGCCTGCGGAAGATGGCGGAACTGTCTTCGTCGAGGAAGACCCCGCTTTCACCGAAGGCACGGAACAGGGCACTCGCGTCGCCGGACTGGCGATAATCCTGCGACAGCATCAGGTAGCCGGTGCCGCTGCGGCGAGGGTCGAAAGTGCCGATCCTGCCGCGCCAGAAAGCGGGGTCGGCTGCGATCGCCTCCAGCAGTTCGGAACGTGAGCGCGGGATGGTGCGACCATGCATGACGTTCGTGTTGAACACCATGACGATGGGCTCGAAAGTGACGCCAAAAGCCTCGTTGCGCCAGCGTGCCCAAGGCGGGAGCGCGGCGGCATTCTGCGAGACATGAGGACTGGATGCACCATCGTTGACGAGCTTGACCTGCAGATCCATCGAAGTGCTGAGCGTGAAATCCGCCCCGCTGCGCCTTTTCGCCAGATCATCGGCGACCTTGCGGTAGATGGAGAGGCCGTCCATCTCGTGATACTCGATGGTCGTCGAAGGATTTTTCTGGTGAAATGCCCGGATGGCCGGAGCGAGAAGGCTCTCCCCGCTGGTGCCCAGCACGATCACCTTCGAGCGCGGAGCCCTGCCGCCGTGCGAAACCGGGAAGATGGTGGCGGCAAGCGCCGCCGCGACCGCCAGCACGACGACGGCAATGATGACCGGTCGCCTGCTCATGCCTCTTGCACCAATGCCGGAATGCCGATGCGCACGATGAGACCTCCGCCTGGCCGGTCGAGCAGTGCGATCGTCCCTCCATGGCTGTTCACCGCGCGGCGGGCGATGGCGAGGCCCAGACCGGCACCGCCACGGGGCTGCGCGCCCTGGACGAAGCGCTCGAAACTTGCCTCCTTCATAGGGTCCGAGATGCCCCGGCCCCGGTCCGCGACGTCGATTAGGTAAGTCTCGCCCTCCAGGCGAAGGCCGAGTTCGGCTTCACCTCCTCCATGGACCCAGGCATTGTCGACGACGTTGCGCAGCGCTTCTGCAAGCATGAGCGGATCGCCCTGCGCCGGGGCTTCGTCGATCGCAATCGTCAGGTCGCACGTGCCGTCCTGGCGAAAGGCGGTCATTTCATGGACGGTTTCGCGCACCACGTCGATCACGTCGAACCGCTCGGAAGCCAGCGTGTCCGAGCGATGGCTCATCGTCGCGTCGCTGAGCATCTGGTTCACGAGCCGGGTCAGCTTCGCTGCATTGCGCTCGACCGCGTCGAGGCTGCGGCCGAGATCTTTCGCATCCGCCCGGTCCGCGACCTGCGCCTGCGCCCGGATCGCGGCGAGCGGCGTGCGCAACTGATGCGCGGCCTCGCCGACGAAACTGCGCAAGGTGTGGATGTTGAGCCGCAGGCGCTCCATGAAGCCGTCGATCGCGGAGACTAGGGGCACCACTTCGGAAGGGACCGGGGCGCTG carries:
- a CDS encoding multidrug efflux RND transporter permease subunit, whose product is MSSIFIKRPILAWVIAILTMLAGGLAIAGLPIAQYPDVAPPQVNIRASYPGANAETLQNSVTQVIEQTLTGVDHLLYFSSTSSSRGQAVITATFAKGVDPDTAQVQVQNQVQQALPRLPTQVQQQGLRVTKSNPDLLMIVTVYDETDRLTNQDVSDLLTSRVQDTVARVSGVGDIDVFGAPYAMRIWLIPEKLASYQLMPSDIINAIRKQNTEVAAGEIGGQPQPRTQMLNATVTAQSRLQTPAQFAAIIVKTQPSGATIRLADVARVELGAESYQTVSRLNGHPGAGMAISLAPGADALKTAEMVRAEVEKVAKTFPPGMQYAYANDATDFITLSVDEVVKTLIEAIVLVVIVMFVFLQSWRATLIPAIAVPVVLLGTFGIIYLAGFSINTMTLFALVLAIGLLVDDAIVVVENVERLMEENPSLTPRQATFQSMKEIQVALVAIAVVLSAVFLPMAFFGGSTGVIYRQFSLTIVASMTLSVLVALILSPALTATLLRQKHRGEARKGALARLHRIGDRFNAAIENGTQRYLSGARTVLKRKWASLAVFALISAALYGLFVMLPTGFLPNEDQGIARVRFELPPGATQGRTLEVENEIERYFAKYEKDNVDLMLLNAGGGGASGQNTGQGFLNLTDWAKRSGEENTADAITKRATKAFKSLRDAKAVAQVPPSIRGLGKSAGFTMLLQNATGMPQAEFAAARAKLLELASSDPMLNAVTVTELPDVDTFKVDVDQQKIAASGLDQDDVNATLATAWGGRYVNDFIDRGRVKRVYVQGDAPYRDEPTDIDQWFVRAQTGAMVPFSSFASTSWSVVPTSLSRFQGLPSFEFSGQAASGYSSGQAMDRMEQLAAQIPGTTVAWSGLSYQERLSSGQAPMLYALSLIVVFLCLAALYESWTIPLAVLLVVPLGLIGAVVAVSLRGLDNDIYLQIGLLTTMGLAAKNAILMIEFAEQAEKRGSSVMEAAFEAARVRLRPILMTSFAFIFGVLPLALSTGAGANSRIAIGTSVVGGMITATILAIFYIPFFFVLVRAAALKLGGREHPARPQEEMA
- a CDS encoding efflux transporter outer membrane subunit, translating into MKFALPLLLSACSMAPRDVAVAPPVPETWPSGPAYGAPQAALPETIGYRGIFADQRLQSLIEQALESNRDLKVAAANVMAARAQVRIQRAEQLPQLDLTAGATHTRSNNGTLGNQGAATGGQVRSRTSYSAQLGITAFELDLFGRLASLSEAEQNRYLASEAGARATRLALVGDIADGWLAHAADASLLQVALDTVASAQRTVALTRARLDGGIAPRSDLRQAEQILATAEADVARQRTALAQDINGLQLLVGGPIANDLLPDRIEQAAQGVKEVPAGVDSRVLLRRPDVIQAEYLMLAENAEIGAARAAMFPRISLTGLLGFASNALSGLFTGGAFRYSGSGDASYAIFQAGAAKAGVRLSQAQRDAALATYEKSIQSAFRDVADGLARRGTIDAEMAAIRRQAVAAEDGYALADARYRRGVDTFLSSLVAQRAAYSARRDIVAIELEAASNRVALFRALGGDARWE
- a CDS encoding YjbE family putative metal transport protein (Members of this highly hydrophobic protein family,regularly are found preceded by the yybP-ykoY manganese riboswitch (see RF00080). A metal cation transport function is proposed.), giving the protein MFDTMASDAMHLADPVMLASLGQIVLIDVVLAADNAIVVGALAAGFSPSRRHRIILMGIAAALVLRIVFALAVTQLLQVTGLVFAGGLLLLWVGWKFWRELQASGDDAEIAAKPAAPKSFAAAAVAVMVADVSMSLDNVLAVAGVAREHPGLLVTGLVLSVVLMGVAANFLARLIERYRWIAYIGLAAILFVALRMIYEGILDPERGLAAFLQ